A window of Myxococcales bacterium genomic DNA:
TCATCGTCTCCCAGTCGAACGTGCCCCTCGACCTCCCCAAGGCGGCGAGCGGACGCTCCGACATCCAAGTGGTGTTCAGCGTCGTCCTCGCGGCCGACGGGACGACGCAAGTCGACTCGAAGCCGGTCGCGAACGACGACGCCATCCTGCCGCTCGCGCGGGAGGCCGCGGCCAAGTCGTCCGACCTCCGCGCGGTCATCAAGGCCGACTCGGCCGTGTCGCACGGGCGCGTGATCCACGTCCTCGACTTGCTCAAGCAGGGTCAAGTGACCAAGATCGCCTTCGGCGTGACGCCGGTGCCCTCCTCCGCCCCCGCGCCGGCGCCGCCCAAGCCCTAGCCCCCCGACAGACACCTTTCTCTTCGAGGGCCGGCCCCTCAAGGCTCGTGGCAGCATCCAACCCTCGACGCCTTCGCCTCCGCCGCTCTGTTCGCTCTCGCCTCGCTTCCTCGGACACCTCGCCCATGAACACCACCTTTCGCCCCGCCCCAGGCTCGATCCACGGTGACCCGCGCGCGTCCGGGCTCGAAGGCGTGCTCGGGCTCGAGGTCCGCAGCGGGGCGTTCTTTGGCGCCGCGGCGGCCGCCGTAGCGCTGCACCTCCTGCTCCCCTTCGTGGTTCGCCTCGTCGCGATGGTGATGGCGATCGTCGGGCTGCTCTTCGCGCGGATCTTCCCGGCCCACATCGAAGCGGCCCCTCCCATGGAGATCGAGATTTCGCCAGAGCCGAAGGCCGCGCCGAAGGAAGAGCCCAAGGAGGAGGTCAAGAAGGAGCCGAAGGAAGAGCCCAAGGAGCAGCCCAAGGCTCCGCCGAAGGAGCAGCCCGTCGCGGCCGCGGCCCAGGCGGGCGCCGTGCTCACTCAAGCGCCCAAGCCCGACGAGCCCGTCGACCTCACGAACAGCTTCGTAACCGGCTCCGGCGCCACCTACGCCGGCGGAACCACGATGGCCGCCGGCACGGCCACGGCCGCCGTGCGCGCTCCGGTCGCCTCGCCGACCGGGGTCGTGGGTGGCACGGGCACGGGCCCCGCGGCGCCACCGGCCGTCGACCGCTCGCGCGCCGCCGGACTGGGTGGCTCGAAGAGCTGGAACGATTGCCCTTTCCCCCCTGAGGCGGACGTCGACAACATCGACCAGGCCGCGGTGCTGGTGCAAATCACGGTCGCCCCGGACGGCCGCGCGAGCAACGTGCGCGTCGCCTCCGACCCGGGCCATGGCTTCGGGCGGGCGGCCCGCGCGTGCGCGACCCAGCGGCGCTACCAGACCGCGCTCGATCGCGACGGCAGCCCCGTCGGGGGCACTTTCAGCGTCAACGTGACGTTCGCGCGGTGAGCGCGCCTGCGCGAGCCGTCCGCGATCGAACCCGCGTGAGCCACGCGAGCCACGCGTGGGAGGGGCGATGAGCGTCGAGGTGCCAGACGAAGATCCGCGTGTCGAGCTCGGGCGGCTCGCGGCGAGCCTGCGCGCCTACCTCGAGACGCAGCGCGACAGTGGCGCGTCCGGCGTGCCCCGCGGCGAGCGCCTCGCCAGGAGCGCGCGAGGACCTGACGCCGAAGGCGCCCTTCCGGCTCACCCGGCGCAGCCACGGCCTCACCGACAGGCGCCCGAGATCCACGCGCAAGCGCAACAACCCCAACGGGCCTTCGTCGCAGCCACCCACGCCGCGCCCGCCGCGCCCGCCGCGCCCGCCGCGCCCGCGCCCGAGCCGATCGCCCCACCGGCGGCCCCACCGCCCTCGCGGGGCGACGCCCCGCCCAGCGTGTCGATCGGGACGATCGCGACGCCTCCTCGGGCGCTGGCGGTGCTGCAGGCCGAGGTGGCCGCCTGTACCCGCTGTGGGCTGGCCGCCACGCGCACGAACACCGTGTTCTCGCGAGGCAACCCGGAGGCGTCCATCGTGTTCATCGGCGAGGCCCCCGGCGCCGACGAGGACGCCCAGGGTGTGCCGTTCGTGGGTCGGGCCGGGCAGCTGCTCGACAAGATGATCGCAGCGATGGGGCTCGACCCTGAGCGCGACGTCTACGTCTGCAACATCGTAAAGTGCCGGCCGCCGGGCAATCGCCGCCCCGAGGCCGAAGAGCTCGAGGCCTGCACTCCCTACCTGGACGAGCAGCTCGCGAACGTGAGCCCGAAGGTGCTGGTGGCGATGGGGAACACGGCCGTTGGCGCGCTCTTCCACACCAAGATGGGCATCACGAGGCTGCGCGGCGAGTGGAAGCTCTACAAGGGCCGCATCCCGACGATGCCAACCTACCACCCGAGCTACCTCCTTCGACCGTCGCCGCAGCAGGGCGAGGCCAAGCGCCAGGCCTGGGAGGACCTCCAGGCCGTCATGAAGAAGCTCGGGCTGAAGCGCGGCTGAACCCGAAGCGAAGGGCGCGAACCGGTCGACGGCGCCCCGACGCCGCAGGCGGCCGGACGTGATGGGACGTGGGCGCGCGAGGGCGACGAGGCAGTCGAGGGCCGTGCGAGCGGCTCAGCCCTTCTTCAGGGCGCCGTCGTAGTCGATCACGTAGCGGTCCGGGAGCGCCTTGCGCACCGCGTCTCGCTCTCCCTCGGGCACGAGCGCCCCGAGCTGCGCGAGCGCGTCGCAGATCTTGTTCTTCACGCGCACGCTCTCTTCTTCTTGGAGCTGCGCGAGCAGCGGCGCCGCGACCTCGCGATCGCCCTGCGCGAGGACGGCCATGACCGCGTTGAGGCGCGCCGTCTCGTTGGAGTCCGCGATGAAAGGGGTCACCGCGGGCACGATGCCGGGGTGCTGGTGTTCCTGCAGCTCCTCCAGGATCTGGAGCTTCGGGTCGATGAACTTCGAGTACTCCGTGTCCCACTTCGAGAGCCAGAGGAGCAGCTCGTCGACGTAGGTGTCCTCGGTGACGAGCTCACGCAAGAGGCGCATGGGCCAGGAGACGCTCTCGGCCTTCGCGGCGAACGCGCGGATCGGCGTGATGGCTTCCCCGCCCGCCGCGAGGACGCCCTTCGCGGCGACCTCTTTCTCTTCCTGGTCGGTGATCGACGGGTCGATGACGAACGTGAAGCGCTTGAGCAGGGCCTCCGCGGCCTCCGCCGTGCCGAGCGCCGCGAGCTCGTTGAGGGCCTCCTGCCGATCGTAGTTTTGTGCGCGCTTGCTCCCCGCGGCCTCGGCCCACTTGGCGGCCGGGTTCGACTTGGTGGACGCCTTGTCTTTCTTGAAGAGGTCGAAAAAGCCCATGGTGCGTGTGGTGTCTTTCGAGGCGGCCCTGGCGAGCGCCAGGCGGCGGCAGAGGTAAGCAGGAAGCCTCGGCGTACCCGGAGAAGCGGGGAACGGGCAAGCGCAAAAAGCCGAGAAGGAGCGCCGTGACGCGGGCCAAGAACCGGAGAAACCCGACGCGGAAAGCGCGACGCGGCCACCCGCTGGAGGGCGCCGCGTTCGGAAGCTACAGTTCGTCCACCCGGCGAATTGTCAAGGGGCTCGGCCAGCGCGGGAGATCCCCCCCAGAGGTCAGGAGAGCGGCACCGCGAGGAGCTGCACTTCCTTGTCGGCTCGCTTGACCTGGTAGCGCACCGGGCGCCCGTGCTTCTGCGCCGCCTCCCCCTCCATGGCCTGGATTCGGGCGCGGAAGGTGGGCTCGGTGATGTGATCGGTCGCCTCGGAGAGCTCCTTCTTCGCGGCGATGTACTCGGCGAAGAGGCGCAAGTAGTAGGCCTCGGCGGGCTCCCCGGCGAGGCTCGCAGCGGAGTCGGACCCCTCCGAAGGGGCCTCGTAGCCCACGGCCGACGGGGGCCGCGAGAGGCGCCCCTGCTCGTCCGAGGTGTCCTCCTCGACGCCCATGAGCGTGTTGAGCAGCTGGTCGATTCGGAAGGCGAGCCCACCGAGCTCCTCGTGCTCGAGGTTGAAGCGCTTGTCGCCCTGGCCGTTGACGATCGCGAGCAGGCCCTCTTCCAAGGTATTGATAGGATTGATGATGTAAGCGCCGAGGAAGCCCGCGGCGACGAACACGAGGACGAGCCCGAGCGCCGTGGCGCCGAGGACGGGGAGCGCGAGCGCAGCCGGCGAGTCGATGAGGGTGGTCTGCCCCACCGTGAGCGCCGCGACGTGCTTGCCGTCGCCGAAGCCCTCGAGAGGGCTCGCCGCGAAGACGGCGCCTTGCCCCTGACCGCTCGTGGAGTTGCCGGAAGCGATCGCGGTCTGGACCTCGTCGGCCGCCTCCTGCTGGAGGGCCGTCACGGCGTCGCCGCTGCTGGCGGCGGGGACCGACGCCTTGCCGTCGGAAACGTAGACCGCCACGCCGCCACCGGTGAGGTCGGCGACCTTGCCGAGCGCGTCGTTCAGGCTCATTCCGAGGACGAGCAGCGCGGTCGCCTTGCCGTTCGCGTCGCGCACTGGCACGTAGCTCACCACGTACTTGTCGGTCTTTCGCGCGACCCACACGTCGGACCCCGCCGTCCCCTTCGTGAGCGAAGCCTTGACGAGCGGGTAGACCGCGCCCACGTCCTCGCCGCGCTCGAGCGGGGAGCCGTTTCGCCCCAGGATTTTGCCGTCGGCGCCGACGAACGCGACCAGCGAGGGCGCCGTGGAGAAGGCGGATTTGGCGGCGCTCGCCACGCTGTCGCAGAACGCGGTCGCCGCGTCGCCTTTGGCGCTGGCGGTCGACTTGGTGAACACGTCGGCGGCTGCGGGCTCGGTGGCGCGCTCCGCGAGCCAGCGCTCGATGCGGAGGCCGTCGAGCTGAAGCCGCGCCGAGACCGCTTGGGAGTCTCGCACGGAGCGCTGCTTGATCTGCCCGGGGCTCGTCGCCGCCGACAGCACCGACTGACGAACGATCACGAACGACAGAAGGCCAACGATGAGAACGATCGCGGCATTGACGGCGAAGATCTTTAGACGCATACGCCTCGAAGGGTGCGGAAGAACGCGGGGGCAGAATAGACGACGACCAGGGCCCCCTTGGCCCGGGTGGAGCGTCTGGGAGAACTTCGCTGCGACCCTAACACCCGCGACTTGACCGCGGCAACATGCGATACATGGCCGGGGCTCGGCGCGTTTGCCGCGCGCCGCCTCGCCTCGCTCCGCCCCAACGCGCCATAACGCGCCATGCCTCCCCGCGCCATGCCTCCCCGCGCCATGCCTCCCCGCGCCACGCCTCCCCTCCCCCGCGCCCTGCTTCTCGACGATCCGCGCTTCGACCTGCACGCGCCTCCCGGTCACCACCCCGAGCGCCCCGAGCGGCTCGTCGCGGCGCGCGCCGCGGTGCAGGGGGCGGCGGTCGCGTTCGAGCACGTGCCGGCGCGCGAAGCGACCAACGAGGAGCTCGGCCGGGTGCACGACGCCGCGTTCCTCGAGCAGCTCGAGCGGGCGCGGGGAGCAAGGACCCACTTGGACGCGGACACCTACCTGGCGCGTGACAGCGTGAGCGTGGCCCGGCTCGCGGCGGGCGGGCTCGTCGACGTCGTGGAGCGGGTCCTCACGGGGCCGGTGCGGCAGGGGCTCTCGATCGCGCGCCCCCCCGGGCACCACGCGCGCCCGGGAAAGGCGATGGGCTTCTGCGTGTTCAACAGCGTCGCGGTGGCCGCGGCGCACGCGCGCGCCCGCGGCGTCGGGCGAGTGGCGATCGTCGACTTCGACGTGCACCACGGCAACGGCACCCAGGAGATGTTCTACGACGATCCCTCGGTGCTCTACGTCTCGACGCACCAGTCGCCGCTGTACCCGGGCACGGGACACTCCACGGAACGCGGCGGGGGGGAGGGGCTCGGCGCCACGCTGAACGTCCCGCTCACGGCTGGCGGCGGCGACGACGTCTACCGCGGGGCCTTCGAGCGGGTCGTGCTACCGGCGCTCGAGGAGTTCGCGCCGGAGCTCGTGCTCGTGAGCGCCGGGTTCGACGCGGCTCTCCGCGATCCCCTGTCCGAAATGCGCCTCGACAGCGCCGCCTTCGGGTGGCTCACCCGCGCGCTCCGGCGTGTCGCGGACGTGAGCGCGGAGGGGCGCACCGTGGTCACGCTCGAGGGCGGGTATGATCTGGTCGCGCTCGAGACGGGCCTGTCCGCTGCCATCCTCGGGCTCACCGGCCAGGCGGAGGAGATCGCCCGCGACGTCGACCACCCGGACGTCGCGCGCGCCGCGACCGCTGCGAGAGCGAGCTTCCGGCGCGTGACCTGAGACCTGCGCGGCCATCTCCGCGGCCTGCGCGGCGCCCGAATCATCCATTGCGACACCGGGCCAAACGTCGAATACACTTTCGACACGATGCACCTCCCGCGCCTCCGTGCATGGCTCTCGGACGACCGCGCGGCCGCGCGCCTCCTGGAGACCGCGATCCGGCACGAACAGCGCGTGGTGCCCCTCGTCGCGCCGCCGCGCCAGGGAGGCCCCCACGTGCTGGAGGTGCCGCACGGGCAGGGGCAGGTGGTGTGTGTGCTGGCAGAGCCCGTGGGGCTCGGCAGGCCCGACGGCGTCCCCCTCGATCTGCGGCCCCTCGACCCGGTCCAGATGCCCGACCTGTTCGCGCTGGTGGAGCGCCTCGACAACCCGAGCGCCGTGGCGCCCGCGCCGGCGCCGGTCGCGCAGCCGGCGCCTGCGGCGATGACGGCACCGCGCCCTCACGTGGTCGCGGCCCCGGCGTTCGACGTGCCCCACGTGCCCCACGTGCCCCACGCGCGCCCCGCCGGCGCCCCTCCGCGCGCCGCCGCCGCACCGCTCGCCGCGCGCCCGCTCCAGCCTCGCGCCCAGGCCAGCGGGCAGGCCGTGAGCTCGCCGGCGCTGGTGGCACCCGCGCCCGCGCCCGCGCCCGCCAGCGCCAAGTGGCCCGCGGCCCGCGCCGGCGCGCCGGAGGCTGCCGCAAGGCCCCGCGACCCGTCCGTGCCCAGCCCCGACCTGCTCGACTACCTCGGCGAGCCCGACCAGGCCCACGAGGTCGAAGTGGACGTCG
This region includes:
- a CDS encoding HEAT repeat domain-containing protein yields the protein MGFFDLFKKDKASTKSNPAAKWAEAAGSKRAQNYDRQEALNELAALGTAEAAEALLKRFTFVIDPSITDQEEKEVAAKGVLAAGGEAITPIRAFAAKAESVSWPMRLLRELVTEDTYVDELLLWLSKWDTEYSKFIDPKLQILEELQEHQHPGIVPAVTPFIADSNETARLNAVMAVLAQGDREVAAPLLAQLQEEESVRVKNKICDALAQLGALVPEGERDAVRKALPDRYVIDYDGALKKG
- a CDS encoding energy transducer TonB, giving the protein MNTTFRPAPGSIHGDPRASGLEGVLGLEVRSGAFFGAAAAAVALHLLLPFVVRLVAMVMAIVGLLFARIFPAHIEAAPPMEIEISPEPKAAPKEEPKEEVKKEPKEEPKEQPKAPPKEQPVAAAAQAGAVLTQAPKPDEPVDLTNSFVTGSGATYAGGTTMAAGTATAAVRAPVASPTGVVGGTGTGPAAPPAVDRSRAAGLGGSKSWNDCPFPPEADVDNIDQAAVLVQITVAPDGRASNVRVASDPGHGFGRAARACATQRRYQTALDRDGSPVGGTFSVNVTFAR
- a CDS encoding histone deacetylase translates to MPPRAMPPRATPPLPRALLLDDPRFDLHAPPGHHPERPERLVAARAAVQGAAVAFEHVPAREATNEELGRVHDAAFLEQLERARGARTHLDADTYLARDSVSVARLAAGGLVDVVERVLTGPVRQGLSIARPPGHHARPGKAMGFCVFNSVAVAAAHARARGVGRVAIVDFDVHHGNGTQEMFYDDPSVLYVSTHQSPLYPGTGHSTERGGGEGLGATLNVPLTAGGGDDVYRGAFERVVLPALEEFAPELVLVSAGFDAALRDPLSEMRLDSAAFGWLTRALRRVADVSAEGRTVVTLEGGYDLVALETGLSAAILGLTGQAEEIARDVDHPDVARAATAARASFRRVT
- a CDS encoding uracil-DNA glycosylase, which produces MAPPAAPPPSRGDAPPSVSIGTIATPPRALAVLQAEVAACTRCGLAATRTNTVFSRGNPEASIVFIGEAPGADEDAQGVPFVGRAGQLLDKMIAAMGLDPERDVYVCNIVKCRPPGNRRPEAEELEACTPYLDEQLANVSPKVLVAMGNTAVGALFHTKMGITRLRGEWKLYKGRIPTMPTYHPSYLLRPSPQQGEAKRQAWEDLQAVMKKLGLKRG
- a CDS encoding biopolymer transporter ExbD: MAGGAQDSDDAINGINVTPLVDIMLVLLIIFMVTAKLIVSQSNVPLDLPKAASGRSDIQVVFSVVLAADGTTQVDSKPVANDDAILPLAREAAAKSSDLRAVIKADSAVSHGRVIHVLDLLKQGQVTKIAFGVTPVPSSAPAPAPPKP